A genome region from Setaria italica strain Yugu1 chromosome III, Setaria_italica_v2.0, whole genome shotgun sequence includes the following:
- the LOC101773643 gene encoding F-box/LRR-repeat/kelch-repeat protein At1g09650 — protein sequence MLRPERCAAILDDVLIYEVLVRLPANGCGCFRRSWRAGITGASFVRRHLELSRTRPPSVLAVPREVDPLDDYATSTEISFHRLMLPPAPAPGTTETELIFEKAWPEGITRRIAPTHCDGLVAIATATDRVFVCNPATGEFVALPLGRHNAELQDRDLLVPPVALGFDRWRNCYVVGRYFYRAYGEKSFNNVTGEYSQDYDIGQEVFTIGAGSWELTQDPPHAVGILMPMCTRRAFYWHSDVPKPRLMRFSLQGRTFAVVSRPPVGRDHLSVHEMVDLDGKLCYVHAAAEASFHVWLADDRHDELQWSLHCRIDLHPDPNLIYYSRPVISDGGKMLFRAAGEYSYNHLFWCSVPNNTREKMVDLYTRPDGSKYVGQSQDLLQYVVPYFESLVSLTACNY from the exons ATGTTGCGCCCGGAGAGGTGCGCCGCCATCCTGGACGATGTGCTGATCTACGAGGTCCTGGTCCGCCTCCCCGCCAA TGGCTGCGGGTGTTTCCGCCGCTCCTGGCGCGCCGGCATCACCGGCGCTAGCttcgtccgccgccacctcgagcTGTCCCGCACGAGGCCTCCTTCCGTGCTTGCCGTCCCTCGCGAGGTAGACCCTCTCGACGACTACGCCACTTCCACGGAGATCAGCTTCCACCGCCTCATGCTcccaccggcaccggcgccaGGCACCACCGAGACCGAGCTCATCTTCGAGAAGGCGTGGCCGGAAGGCATCACGCGCCGCATCGCACCAACGCACTGCGACGGCTTGGTCGCGATCGCCACGGCCACGGACAGGGTGTTCGTCTGCAACCCGGCCACCGGAGAGTTCGTCGCGCTGCCGCTCGGCAGACATAACGCCGAGCTACAGGATAGAGACCTGCTGGTCCCGCCGGTGGCTCTTGGCTTCGACCGATGGCGCAACTGCTACGTCGTTGGCAGGTACTTCTACAGGGCGTACGGCGAGAAGTCCTTCAACAACGTCACTGGCGAGTACTCTCAGGACTACGACATCGGCCAGGAGGTGTTCACGATCGGCGCCGGCTCCTGGGAGCTCACCCAAGACCCGCCGCACGCCGTCGGGATTCTGATGCCAATGTGCACGCGGCGCGCCTTCTACTGGCATTCTGACGTGCCGAAGCCACGACTGATGCGGTTCAGCCTGCAGGGCAGGACGTTCGCCGTGGTGTCACGCCCTCCGGTCGGCCGTGACCATCTCAGCGTCCACGAGATGGTGGACCTGGACGGGAAGCTGTGCTACGTCCACGCTGCTGCAGAGGCGTCCTTCCATGTCTGGCTAGCAGATGATAGGCATGATGAGCTGCAGTGGTCGTTGCATTGCCGCATTGATCTCCACCCAGATCCCAATCTCATCTACTACTCGAGGCCGGTGATCTCCGATGGGGGCAAGATGTTGTTCAGAGCGGCTGGAGAGTACTCGTACAACCACCTGTTCTGGTGCTCCGTTCCGAACAACACTCGAGAGAAAATGGTGGACTTGTACACGCGACCCGACGGAAGCAAGTACGTGGGACAATCGCAAGACCTTTTACAATACGTTGTGCCTTACTTCGAGAGTTTGGTCTCCCTCACAGCATGTAACTACTGA
- the LOC101773232 gene encoding chlorophyllase-1, translating to MGDIHFNLPHTAFSLALGYGRTKTSLKISGLIGIDPVAGQDKSSQVSPKILTYERSSLDIAMPVLVIGTGLSEQKRHELLPGSACAPKDVNHREFYRECKPPCYHFVTRDYGHLDMLDDEYAAALFRYFCKEGKNCKEIMRRSVAGIMVAFLKAVLSGEDGDLRVIVKDPGLAPAKLNPVEYRLA from the exons ATGGGGGACATCCA TTTCAATTTACCCCACACGGCTTTCTCTTTAGCCCTTGGGTATGGCAGGACCAAGACCAGCCTCAAGATCTCTGGCCTCATTGGTATCGATCCTGTCGCTGGCCAAGACAAGTCCTCACAAGTCTCACCCAAGATCCTCACCTACGAGCGCTCCTCTTTGGACATAGCCATGCCGGTCTTGGTCATCGGCACCGGGCTGAGCGAACAGAAGAGGCACGAGCTCCTCCCTGGCTCTGCCTGTGCCCCAAAAGATGTCAACCACCGGGAGTTCTACAGGGAGTGCAAGCCACCCTGCTACCACTTCGTGACTAGGGACTATGGGCATCTGGACATGCTGGATGATGAATATGCAGCAGCACTCTTCAGGTATTTCTGCAAGGAGGGGAAGAACTGCAAGGAGATCATGAGGAGAAGCGTTGCTGGGATCATGGTCGCCTTCTTGAAAGCCGTGCTTTCTGGAGAAGACGGTGATCTTAGGGTCATAGTGAAAGATCCTGGGCTTGCTCCAGCCAAACTCAATCCAGTTGAGTACCGTTTGGCATGA